Within the Chthoniobacterales bacterium genome, the region CCCGGGAGGGAGCTTTCGCGCTGCCCCGCATCGAGGACGGCCGCCTGCGCTTTCATCGCATTACGTCACTCGCGGAACTGGTTCCCGGAGCCTTCGGCGCCCGCGAGCCGATCGCCGACGCGGCCACGCTTGCGAAGCCCGGGGAAGCCGATGTCGTGCTGGTGCCGGGGCTGGCCTTCGACCGCGACGGCGGCCGACTGGGACGCGGCGGAGGGTTCTACGATCGTTTCCTCGCGGATCCCGCAGTGCGAGCGCGGCGGGTGGCGGTCGCGTTTGCCGATCAAATCGTCGAGCGGGTGCCGACCGAGGCGCACGACGTGCACGTGGATGCGATCGTCACCGAGGACGGCTGGCTCGAGCGGCGTAGTAGCGGGCTCGATCGGGATTGAGCAGCACGTCGGCAGGCTCGTCGGCGAGGGCACAGCGAGCGATCAGCCACCGGAGCAGCACCAGGCTGGCAAGGGC harbors:
- a CDS encoding 5-formyltetrahydrofolate cyclo-ligase, whose protein sequence is MISTEKQILRARVLAILRAMTPAERAARSAIIAGHLANLRGFVFGFAPLKSEVNWLSAAREGAFALPRIEDGRLRFHRITSLAELVPGAFGAREPIADAATLAKPGEADVVLVPGLAFDRDGGRLGRGGGFYDRFLADPAVRARRVAVAFADQIVERVPTEAHDVHVDAIVTEDGWLERRSSGLDRD